A window of the Candidatus Hydrogenedentota bacterium genome harbors these coding sequences:
- a CDS encoding alpha-mannosidase gives MPNFDAERLIETQQIEARLREVYATVYSQRQPIGRIEYCVTGPGLGPERVPAAGWQPFSVGDRWGGYDQTTWFRMTARIPKAFQGKPVVALIRPSGGHFEPGIPFLSAAGEALAFINGAPAQGLDKNHDEIFLAKKARGGEAFELAIEAVPSTRIDIEHHFQYADLAVRHPEAWDLYWDILVPLKVYKAIGSGSALARQLFDVLMKAIRLVDLQHAGAPEYFASCARASRFLNKELPRFESTGMGRLTLVGHSHIDTAWLWPLRETRRKVGRTFSTVLALMERYPEYHFSCSQPELYMYVKEHFPELWKRIKQRAKEGRWEPCGAPWIEQDSNMPSGESLVRQFLYGNRFFEREFGMRSRTAWLPDAFGYPWSLPQILKQCQIDTFVTTKIDWGTFTKFPYSLFQWQGIDGTRIRALMPPMNYNGNPVPEDLISQWNLFKQKEKVEELPFAFGWGDGGGGPTAEMLEHGRRLKNMIGVPRCEFGRTQDSLDRIAQQCPDEALPIYNDELYLELHRACQITQARTKRFNRKIEVALHDTEFLASLAHLNGAPYDGDGLWNAWRILLTNQFHDILPGSSITEVYTTAEKEYAGALQTALDIRATALPAVLAGIDTSGPGTPVIVFNTLSWVRSDIAEVSVALPRGAFHVVGPDGEPVPSQKIGKDQLIFEAHNVPPLGHAVFRVVPGKGPALPPSALAASETVLENRTLQVKMNGHGEFTRVYDKQEEREVLSRGARGNVLQLFDDRPFDHDAWDIDHNIDEEPQWTPGKAQSIQVVEEGPVRAVVRVIRKTERSTITQDITLYAMLPRIDVRTSVDWREKRVLMKVAFPVDILCHRATYAIQYGAIERATHASREHERARFEVTGHHWADLSEGDYGVSLLNDCKYSYDIKENVMRLSLLRAPVHPDEHADQGEHEMTYSLYPHVGDWRCGTVQQGHELNVPLIALAKAGQGTSRAASFASIDAENIIIDHIKKAEDSNALIVRLYESCGQRGPAELVFARKPKSVAICDMMEENDAPVSAKNHAVPLYFTPWEIKSIKVTF, from the coding sequence ATGCCCAACTTTGACGCAGAGCGTCTTATCGAAACCCAGCAGATCGAAGCCCGGCTCCGCGAGGTATACGCAACCGTATACAGCCAGCGGCAGCCGATTGGCCGGATCGAATATTGCGTTACGGGCCCGGGGCTCGGTCCGGAGCGCGTCCCGGCGGCGGGCTGGCAACCCTTTTCCGTGGGAGACCGCTGGGGCGGCTACGACCAGACCACCTGGTTCCGCATGACCGCCCGCATCCCCAAGGCTTTTCAGGGTAAGCCCGTTGTCGCGCTTATCCGTCCCTCCGGCGGGCATTTCGAACCGGGCATCCCCTTTCTCTCGGCGGCGGGAGAAGCCCTGGCCTTCATCAACGGCGCCCCGGCGCAGGGCCTCGACAAGAACCACGACGAAATCTTCCTGGCGAAGAAGGCCCGGGGCGGCGAGGCATTCGAACTTGCTATCGAGGCCGTGCCCAGCACGCGCATCGACATCGAGCACCACTTTCAGTACGCCGATCTCGCCGTGCGCCATCCCGAGGCCTGGGACCTCTACTGGGATATCCTCGTGCCGCTCAAGGTCTACAAGGCGATCGGCAGCGGCTCCGCGCTAGCGCGCCAGCTCTTCGATGTGCTCATGAAGGCCATCCGCCTGGTCGACCTGCAGCATGCGGGCGCCCCGGAATACTTCGCCTCCTGCGCGCGCGCCAGCCGCTTCCTCAATAAGGAGCTCCCCCGCTTCGAAAGCACGGGCATGGGCCGGCTCACGCTGGTTGGCCACTCGCACATCGACACCGCCTGGCTCTGGCCGCTCCGGGAAACGCGCCGAAAGGTCGGGCGCACGTTTTCCACCGTCCTCGCACTGATGGAGCGTTACCCCGAATACCACTTCTCGTGCAGCCAGCCCGAACTCTACATGTACGTGAAGGAGCACTTCCCGGAACTCTGGAAGCGCATCAAGCAACGCGCGAAGGAAGGGCGCTGGGAGCCTTGCGGCGCGCCGTGGATCGAACAGGACAGCAACATGCCGAGCGGCGAGTCGCTGGTACGCCAGTTCCTATACGGCAACCGCTTCTTCGAGCGGGAATTCGGCATGCGATCCCGCACCGCGTGGCTGCCCGACGCCTTCGGCTACCCGTGGTCGCTTCCCCAGATCCTGAAGCAATGCCAGATCGACACCTTCGTCACCACCAAGATCGATTGGGGCACGTTCACGAAGTTCCCGTACAGCCTCTTCCAGTGGCAGGGCATCGACGGCACACGTATCCGCGCGCTTATGCCGCCCATGAACTACAACGGCAACCCCGTGCCCGAAGACCTCATTTCCCAGTGGAACCTCTTCAAGCAGAAGGAGAAAGTGGAGGAGCTTCCCTTCGCCTTCGGCTGGGGCGACGGCGGCGGCGGACCCACGGCGGAAATGCTGGAGCATGGCCGGCGCCTGAAGAACATGATCGGCGTCCCCCGCTGCGAATTTGGCCGCACGCAGGACTCCCTCGACCGCATAGCGCAACAGTGCCCGGACGAAGCGCTGCCGATCTATAACGACGAGCTCTATCTGGAGCTCCACCGCGCCTGCCAGATCACCCAGGCCCGCACGAAGCGTTTCAACCGCAAGATCGAGGTCGCGCTGCACGACACCGAGTTCCTCGCCTCCCTGGCGCACCTCAACGGCGCGCCCTACGATGGCGACGGGCTCTGGAACGCGTGGCGCATCCTGCTAACCAACCAGTTCCACGACATCCTCCCCGGATCCTCCATCACCGAGGTCTATACCACGGCGGAAAAAGAGTACGCCGGGGCGCTCCAGACCGCGCTCGACATCCGCGCGACCGCGCTGCCCGCCGTGCTGGCCGGCATCGACACCAGCGGACCGGGGACGCCCGTGATCGTCTTCAACACGCTGTCGTGGGTGCGCTCCGACATCGCCGAGGTTTCTGTTGCGCTGCCCCGCGGCGCCTTCCATGTTGTGGGCCCGGATGGAGAGCCTGTTCCGAGCCAGAAAATCGGCAAAGACCAGCTGATCTTCGAGGCGCACAATGTGCCGCCGCTCGGCCACGCGGTCTTCCGCGTCGTTCCGGGCAAGGGCCCGGCCCTGCCGCCTTCCGCCCTCGCGGCGAGCGAGACGGTGCTGGAGAACCGCACGCTCCAGGTGAAAATGAACGGCCACGGCGAGTTCACCCGGGTCTACGACAAGCAGGAAGAGCGTGAGGTGCTCTCCCGGGGCGCGCGCGGCAACGTGCTCCAGCTCTTTGACGACCGACCCTTCGACCACGACGCCTGGGACATCGACCACAACATCGACGAGGAACCACAGTGGACGCCGGGCAAGGCGCAGTCGATCCAGGTGGTCGAGGAAGGGCCCGTGCGCGCCGTGGTGCGCGTGATCCGTAAAACCGAGCGTAGCACCATCACCCAGGACATCACCCTGTATGCCATGCTGCCCCGGATCGACGTGCGGACCAGCGTGGACTGGCGCGAAAAGCGGGTGCTGATGAAGGTGGCCTTCCCCGTCGACATCCTCTGCCATCGCGCAACCTACGCCATCCAGTACGGCGCCATCGAACGCGCCACCCACGCCAGCCGGGAGCATGAGCGCGCGCGATTTGAGGTCACCGGGCACCACTGGGCCGACCTCTCCGAGGGCGACTACGGCGTCAGCCTCCTGAACGACTGCAAATACAGCTACGACATCAAGGAGAACGTCATGCGGCTGTCTCTCCTGCGCGCGCCCGTCCACCCCGACGAGCACGCGGATCAGGGCGAGCACGAAATGACCTACAGCCTTTACCCGCACGTGGGCGACTGGCGCTGCGGCACGGTGCAGCAGGGCCACGAACTCAATGTTCCGCTGATCGCGCTGGCCAAGGCGGGCCAGGGAACCTCCCGGGCCGCCTCGTTTGCCAGCATCGATGCGGAAAACATCATCATCGACCATATCAAGAAGGCCGAGGACTCCAACGCCCTCATTGTGCGCCTTTACGAGAGCTGCGGCCAGCGCGGCCCCGCGGAACTGGTGTTCGCGCGCAAACCGAAATCCGTGGCGATCTGCGACATGATGGAAGAAAACGACGCCCCGGTCTCGGCGAAGAACCACGCCGTGCCCCTGTACTTCACGCCGTGGGAGATCAAGTCGATCAAGGTGACGTTTTGA
- a CDS encoding class I SAM-dependent methyltransferase: MGGRIELWQALCACWFARYFPRDAVTLDLGAGACEFINNIPAARKFAVDHNPDVRRHAAPDVECIVAELAEGLRTIPDKTLDRIMVSNVFEHLPDRQYLYECLAEAHRALKTGGKIIVMQPNIRVVKERFYDYSDHSLPLTEKGMAEALSANGFDLEEVRARFLPYTTKSRYPKWPWLVRLYLLFPPAHYFLGGQMFLVGRKDGSLHDSD; encoded by the coding sequence ATGGGCGGGCGCATCGAGCTGTGGCAGGCGCTGTGCGCCTGCTGGTTCGCGCGTTACTTTCCGCGCGACGCCGTAACCCTCGATCTCGGCGCCGGCGCCTGCGAATTCATCAACAACATCCCCGCCGCCAGAAAGTTTGCCGTCGACCACAACCCGGATGTGCGGCGGCATGCCGCGCCGGATGTGGAGTGCATCGTGGCCGAGCTTGCGGAGGGGTTGCGCACGATACCGGACAAGACCCTCGATCGCATCATGGTGAGCAATGTATTCGAGCACCTGCCCGACCGCCAATACCTATACGAATGCCTTGCCGAGGCCCACCGCGCCCTGAAAACCGGCGGCAAGATTATCGTCATGCAGCCCAACATCCGCGTGGTGAAAGAGCGCTTCTACGACTACTCCGACCACAGCCTGCCGCTCACGGAGAAGGGCATGGCGGAGGCCCTGTCGGCCAACGGCTTCGATCTGGAGGAAGTGCGCGCGCGCTTTCTCCCGTACACCACCAAAAGCCGCTACCCCAAGTGGCCGTGGCTGGTGCGCCTGTATCTCCTGTTTCCCCCCGCCCACTACTTCCTGGGCGGCCAGATGTTTCTGGTGGGCCGCAAGGACGGTTCGCTCCACGATTCGGATTGA
- a CDS encoding class I SAM-dependent methyltransferase: protein MDADIFLYKLKTILTYLDLAQRMSEIEGYLLDIHAYTLMILANEGPGSGVIVEIGSFMGKSTTCLALGSKSAHREPVYAVDHFTGSPEHQKGAPCESADLVEHGTTYHRFQENIEKAGIADYVRPIRAASADAVQGWNQPIRLLFIDGDHSYEASKLDFECWSPHVVPGGVIAFHDIGHFEGVTRFYNEMLRDSASYREVVQVTGIAVVEKLA from the coding sequence ATGGACGCCGACATCTTCCTGTATAAGTTGAAGACGATTCTGACCTACCTCGACCTCGCCCAGCGAATGAGTGAGATTGAGGGCTACCTGCTCGATATTCACGCCTACACGCTGATGATTCTCGCGAACGAGGGCCCCGGTTCCGGCGTCATCGTCGAAATCGGCAGCTTCATGGGCAAATCGACCACTTGCCTGGCGCTTGGCTCCAAGAGCGCGCACCGCGAACCCGTCTACGCCGTGGATCATTTCACCGGTTCGCCGGAGCACCAGAAGGGCGCCCCCTGTGAAAGCGCGGATCTGGTGGAGCACGGCACGACCTACCATCGCTTCCAGGAAAACATCGAGAAGGCCGGCATCGCCGATTACGTGCGCCCGATACGCGCCGCATCCGCGGACGCGGTCCAGGGCTGGAACCAGCCCATCCGCCTGCTCTTTATCGACGGTGATCATTCGTACGAGGCCTCAAAACTCGATTTCGAATGCTGGTCCCCCCATGTCGTGCCCGGCGGCGTTATCGCATTTCACGACATCGGCCACTTCGAGGGGGTCACGCGCTTCTACAACGAGATGCTCCGCGATTCGGCAAGTTATCGTGAGGTCGTGCAAGTAACCGGAATCGCGGTCGTCGAGAAGCTGGCGTAG